One Zootoca vivipara chromosome 9, rZooViv1.1, whole genome shotgun sequence DNA window includes the following coding sequences:
- the LOC118083536 gene encoding LOW QUALITY PROTEIN: uncharacterized protein LOC118083536 (The sequence of the model RefSeq protein was modified relative to this genomic sequence to represent the inferred CDS: inserted 1 base in 1 codon) yields the protein MAGGKVATLIMDNGYGMCKMRFVEDDNSQAVFSTIMRWLRHQRIIVGMSQKDSYMGNKAQKKTDFLTLKYPIEHGIIKXIWQGDHHPTSYELWVAAKEYPVLLTEALLNLKANWEKMMQIMFETFNMLAMYTLTHAILCLDLASCILTGHIMNILIKWGYSFTTMTETAGHQGGLDFKQMMVTASLSSSLEKSYELPDRQVITIGRKCFQCPKVLFQHSSLDMELCGIDLV from the exons ATGGCTGGTGGCAAGGTTGCCACTCTGATCATGGACAATGGCTATGGAATGTGCAAAATGAGATTTGTGGAAGATGACAATTCCCAGGCAGTCTTCTCCACCATTATGAGATGGCTCAGGCACCAGAGGATCATTGTGGGGATGAGCCAGAAGGACAGTTACATGGGGAACAAGGCACAGAAGAAGACGGATTTCCTCACCCTAAAGTACCCCATTGAACATGGCATCATCA TCATATGGCAGGGAGATCATCACCCCACCTCTTACGAGTTGTGGGTGGCTGCCAAGGAATACCCGGTCTTGCTAACCGAAGCCCTCCTGAACCTGAAGGCCAACTGGGAGAAGATGATGCAGATCATGTTTGAGACCTTCAACATGCTGGCCAT GTACACTTTGACACATGCCATCCTGTGCCTTGACCTGGCCAGTTGCATCCTGACTGGGCACATCATGAATATCCTGATCAAGTGGGGCTATAGCTTCACTACCATGACTGAGACGGCAGGACATCAAGGGGGCCTGGACTTCAAGCAGATGATGGTCACAGCCTCCTTGTCGTCCTCCCTGGAGAAGAGCTATGAGCTGCCTGACAGGCAGGTGATCACCATTGGCAGGAAGTGCTTCCAGTGCCCCAAGGTCCTCTTCCAGCACTCCTCCCTGGACATGGAGTTATGTGGCATCGACTTGGTGTGA